From a single Marinobacter sp. SS13-12 genomic region:
- a CDS encoding ArsC family reductase, producing the protein MKLYGIRNCDTVKKARKWLDDAGIDYEFHDFKKDGLDADRLSQWEQSAGWEVLLNRRGTTWRKLPDEVRDNISAQSAHRLMLDNPSIIKRPVVEHGNTVSVGFNAGEWAERFKH; encoded by the coding sequence ATGAAGCTCTACGGCATCAGGAACTGCGACACCGTCAAGAAAGCCCGCAAATGGCTGGATGACGCTGGTATCGACTACGAATTCCATGACTTCAAGAAGGATGGCCTGGATGCCGACCGGCTCAGCCAATGGGAGCAATCAGCCGGCTGGGAAGTGCTGCTGAACCGCCGCGGCACCACCTGGCGCAAACTTCCGGACGAGGTTCGTGATAATATTAGCGCCCAATCCGCCCATCGCCTGATGCTCGACAACCCGTCCATCATCAAACGGCCCGTGGTTGAGCACGGCAACACAGTTAGCGTCGGCTTTAACGCCGGTGAATGGGCCGAACGATTCAAACACTGA
- a CDS encoding [protein-PII] uridylyltransferase, protein MDFSELEARISNDASPVRAARELLKERYNADAEAFRQGADVRALVHSRSGTLDTVLALIWNRYAFASSPDISLIAVGGYGRGELHPHSDIDLLILTRNGIEEGWQEDLGAFVTLLWDLKLDIGHSVRSIEESLSAAREDVTILTNLLETRTIAGPDELRNELSQQVYSDAISSDRDYFIAKREEQKRRHAKYGDTEYNLEPNVKGSPGALRDIQTIGWITKRHFGLQNIADLTRFSILTEEEHQILLQGETFLWRLRYGLQLIADRNENRLLFDHQRALAEMLGYRDEGKRLGVELMMQSYYRTVLALAELADVILQYYDEAILGSGSDDDILPLNKRFQIRNYYIEAVNNQVFAYAPYAIMEIFVLMAQHPEIKGIRATTIRSLRAHRHLIDDAFRSDLAVTSLFMELLRTPHALDQTLSAMKKYNVLGRYLPEFGQIIGQMQHDLFHIYTVDAHTMRVIRNMVRLDSAEARNDYPLASRLIHRLPKLETLYIAGLYHDVAKGRGGDHSELGAIDVEDFCQRHHLSERDTQLASWLVENHLLMSMTAQRKDISDPDIIHGFAQSVPSQIHLDYLYVLTVCDISATNPKLWNTWRASLLRQLYIETKRALRRGSETPVDRQEWVRATQSEAREILHAQNMTDEQIDNIWDTLDEDYFLQDSTVDIAWQTAAIIRHGDDPDPLVLIRDTRGGPTDGYSQIIIYMSDRIDLFAATTAVLEQLNLNIVDARISSSEGPFSISSYIVLDEKGKPLGIDPARKDRVRRRLIEELDDPEDYPDIIHRRTPRQLKHFAFPTEVTFSSDTVNQRTVVEVVTPDRPGLLARVGQVLLEHRVRLTNAKIATLGERVEDVFFVTDEHGEQISDPAACQALQQDLCQMLDDTQ, encoded by the coding sequence GTGGACTTCAGCGAACTTGAAGCCAGGATCAGCAATGATGCCTCGCCCGTGCGGGCAGCCCGGGAGCTGCTGAAGGAACGCTACAACGCAGATGCGGAAGCGTTCCGGCAGGGAGCCGATGTTCGTGCCCTGGTGCATTCCAGGTCCGGCACCCTGGACACCGTGCTGGCTTTGATCTGGAACCGTTATGCCTTTGCCTCCTCCCCGGACATTTCCCTGATCGCCGTCGGCGGCTATGGCCGGGGCGAGCTCCACCCCCATTCCGATATCGATCTGCTGATTCTGACCCGCAACGGTATAGAAGAAGGCTGGCAGGAAGACCTGGGCGCCTTCGTGACCCTGCTGTGGGATCTGAAGCTGGACATTGGCCATAGCGTTCGCAGCATCGAAGAGAGCCTGAGCGCCGCCCGGGAAGATGTCACCATCCTGACCAACCTGCTGGAAACCCGCACCATTGCCGGGCCGGATGAACTGCGTAACGAGCTCAGCCAACAGGTGTATTCCGACGCCATAAGCTCCGACCGCGACTATTTCATCGCCAAACGGGAAGAGCAGAAACGCCGGCACGCGAAGTACGGAGACACGGAGTACAACCTGGAGCCAAATGTGAAAGGCTCTCCCGGGGCCCTGCGGGACATACAGACCATCGGCTGGATTACCAAGCGGCACTTCGGCCTGCAGAACATCGCCGATCTGACCCGCTTCAGCATACTGACCGAGGAAGAACACCAGATTCTGCTTCAGGGTGAAACCTTCCTGTGGCGTCTGCGTTATGGCCTGCAACTGATCGCCGACCGCAATGAAAACCGCCTGCTGTTTGATCATCAACGCGCCCTTGCCGAGATGCTGGGTTACCGGGATGAAGGCAAACGGCTTGGCGTCGAGCTGATGATGCAGTCCTATTACCGCACGGTACTGGCGCTGGCCGAACTGGCGGATGTGATCCTGCAGTACTACGACGAGGCCATTCTGGGTTCCGGCAGCGATGACGACATACTGCCCCTGAACAAACGCTTCCAGATTCGCAATTACTATATTGAGGCGGTCAACAACCAGGTTTTCGCCTACGCCCCCTACGCCATTATGGAAATCTTCGTGCTGATGGCCCAGCATCCGGAGATCAAGGGCATTCGGGCAACCACGATCCGTTCCCTGCGGGCACACCGCCACCTGATTGACGACGCCTTCCGCTCGGACCTGGCGGTCACTTCCCTGTTCATGGAACTGCTGCGAACCCCGCACGCCCTCGACCAGACCCTGTCTGCGATGAAGAAATACAATGTGCTGGGCCGCTACCTGCCGGAATTTGGCCAGATTATCGGCCAGATGCAGCACGACCTGTTCCACATCTACACAGTCGACGCCCACACCATGCGGGTGATTCGCAACATGGTGCGGCTGGACAGTGCCGAAGCACGCAATGATTACCCCCTGGCGTCCCGGCTTATTCACCGGTTGCCGAAGCTGGAAACACTGTATATCGCCGGCCTCTACCACGACGTGGCCAAGGGCCGGGGCGGCGACCATTCAGAATTGGGCGCCATCGACGTGGAGGACTTCTGCCAACGCCATCATCTCAGTGAGCGGGACACCCAACTGGCGTCCTGGCTGGTGGAAAACCACCTGCTGATGTCCATGACAGCCCAGCGCAAGGACATCTCCGACCCTGACATCATTCACGGCTTTGCACAGTCTGTGCCCAGCCAGATTCACCTGGACTACCTCTATGTGTTGACGGTGTGCGACATCAGTGCCACCAACCCGAAACTCTGGAATACCTGGCGGGCGTCGCTGCTGCGTCAACTCTATATCGAGACCAAACGGGCACTGCGGCGCGGCTCGGAAACGCCGGTGGACCGTCAGGAATGGGTGCGGGCCACCCAATCGGAGGCACGGGAGATTCTCCACGCCCAGAATATGACCGACGAGCAGATCGACAACATCTGGGACACCCTGGACGAAGACTACTTCCTGCAGGATTCCACGGTGGATATCGCCTGGCAGACCGCCGCTATTATCCGCCACGGCGACGACCCGGACCCGCTGGTGCTGATCCGCGATACCCGTGGCGGACCCACCGACGGCTATTCCCAGATCATCATCTACATGAGCGATCGCATCGACCTGTTTGCCGCCACCACTGCGGTGCTGGAGCAGCTGAACCTGAACATCGTGGATGCCCGCATCAGTTCCAGCGAAGGCCCCTTCTCCATCAGCTCCTACATTGTGCTGGACGAGAAAGGCAAGCCGCTGGGCATCGACCCGGCCCGGAAGGACCGTGTGCGCAGGCGCCTGATCGAGGAACTGGACGACCCTGAGGATTACCCGGATATCATCCACCGGCGCACCCCCAGGCAACTCAAACACTTTGCCTTCCCTACCGAGGTGACCTTCTCCAGCGACACCGTCAACCAGCGCACGGTGGTGGAAGTGGTCACCCCGGACCGCCCGGGCTTGCTGGCACGGGTCGGGCAGGTGCTGCTGGAGCATCGCGTGCGGCTGACCAACGCCAAGATAGCCACCCTCGGCGAACGGGTAGAAGACGTATTTTTTGTAACCGACGAGCATGGCGAGCAGATCAGTGATCCTGCTGCCTGCCAGGCTCTGCAGCAGGATCTTTGCCAAATGCTGGACGACACCCAATGA
- the dapE gene encoding succinyl-diaminopimelate desuccinylase has translation MQTTNSPTLDLAIDLIRRPSVTPDDAGCQELMMSRLSALGFKGEALRFGETDNLWARKGSEGPLLAFAGHTDVVPTGPEKNWRHPPFDAVIDDGYLHGRGAADMKGSLAAFVTACERFVDKYPDHRGSIALLVTSDEEGPAQDGTVKVVQTLEARNEKIDWCLIGEPSSTREVGDVIKNGRRGSLHGYLTVHGTQGHVAYPHLAENPVHTVAPALDALANEFWDNGNDFFPPTTFQITKIEAGTGSNIIPGECLVHFNFRYCTENTAESLEERVVAVLDRHQLTYDLQWHLSGRPFLTDRGALVSAAQNAIRTVTGRETELSTSGGTSDGRFIAPTGAQVLELGPINATIHKVNECVKAADLDTLSEIYEQVLVELLA, from the coding sequence ATGCAAACAACTAATTCCCCCACTCTTGACCTCGCCATTGACCTGATCCGTCGGCCGTCCGTTACTCCGGACGACGCCGGCTGCCAGGAGCTGATGATGTCGCGGCTTTCCGCTCTCGGCTTCAAGGGAGAGGCCCTGCGCTTCGGCGAGACCGATAACCTCTGGGCCCGCAAGGGTTCGGAGGGCCCGCTGCTGGCGTTTGCCGGCCACACGGACGTTGTCCCCACCGGCCCGGAGAAGAACTGGCGGCATCCGCCGTTCGATGCGGTGATTGACGATGGTTACCTCCATGGGCGGGGCGCTGCGGACATGAAAGGCAGCCTGGCGGCGTTTGTGACTGCCTGCGAGCGTTTCGTAGACAAGTATCCGGACCATCGGGGCTCTATCGCCCTGCTGGTCACCAGCGACGAGGAAGGCCCCGCGCAGGACGGCACCGTAAAAGTGGTGCAAACCCTGGAGGCCAGGAACGAGAAGATCGACTGGTGCCTGATTGGTGAGCCATCCAGCACCCGTGAGGTGGGGGATGTTATCAAGAACGGCCGCCGGGGTTCGCTCCATGGCTACCTGACGGTGCACGGCACCCAGGGCCACGTGGCCTACCCGCATCTGGCGGAGAACCCGGTGCATACCGTTGCCCCGGCGCTGGATGCCCTGGCGAACGAATTCTGGGATAACGGCAATGACTTCTTCCCGCCCACCACCTTCCAGATCACCAAAATCGAGGCCGGTACCGGCAGCAACATCATCCCCGGTGAATGCCTGGTGCACTTCAATTTCCGCTATTGCACGGAAAACACGGCTGAAAGCCTGGAAGAGCGGGTGGTTGCGGTACTGGACCGCCACCAACTGACCTACGACCTGCAATGGCACCTGAGTGGCCGCCCGTTCCTCACGGACCGGGGCGCACTGGTGTCGGCGGCGCAAAATGCCATCCGTACCGTCACCGGCCGGGAAACCGAGCTGTCCACCTCCGGCGGCACCTCGGACGGGCGCTTTATCGCACCGACGGGTGCACAGGTTCTGGAGCTCGGCCCCATCAACGCCACCATCCACAAGGTGAATGAGTGCGTGAAGGCGGCGGACCTGGATACGTTGTCAGAGATCTACGAGCAGGTTCTTGTAGAGCTGCTTGCCTGA
- a CDS encoding cold shock domain-containing protein: MQNPAKAIVLALLVAIPSPFILGFLLVTFTPELFQILSQTGTSEDATSTTFVLGSPQGIAAYIIAVVLFGLAGFLTVALAAKKPSAVKQQASGASAAPRQAAPRKQAQPEYDDEDDDFDDTTPEGDEEGTVKWFNVKKGFGFIVRDSGDEVFVHFRAIRGRGRRVLRQGQLVRFSVVEADKGLQADNVSILSDD; the protein is encoded by the coding sequence ATGCAAAACCCAGCAAAAGCGATCGTTCTTGCTCTCCTGGTCGCCATTCCGTCACCGTTTATCCTCGGCTTTCTGTTGGTGACTTTCACCCCGGAACTCTTCCAGATTCTGTCACAGACAGGCACTAGCGAGGATGCAACCAGTACCACATTTGTATTGGGCAGCCCTCAGGGCATTGCAGCCTATATTATTGCTGTTGTTCTTTTCGGCCTGGCGGGATTCCTGACAGTGGCCCTGGCCGCCAAAAAGCCGTCAGCCGTAAAACAGCAGGCCTCCGGCGCCAGTGCAGCACCGCGTCAAGCCGCACCGCGCAAGCAAGCCCAGCCTGAATACGACGACGAGGATGATGATTTCGACGACACGACCCCCGAAGGCGACGAAGAGGGTACTGTGAAGTGGTTCAACGTCAAGAAAGGCTTTGGTTTTATCGTTCGCGACAGCGGCGATGAGGTTTTCGTGCACTTCCGTGCGATTCGTGGCCGCGGCCGCCGGGTTCTGCGCCAGGGCCAGCTGGTCCGGTTCAGCGTGGTGGAAGCGGACAAGGGCCTTCAGGCAGATAACGTGTCTATCCTGAGCGACGACTGA
- the dapC gene encoding succinyldiaminopimelate transaminase, whose translation MNPDLDRLHPYPFEKLSKLKAGIRVPQDLSPISLGIGEPKHPSPEFVKQVIADNLDKLANYPTTKGTDELRQAIARWATRRFELAPETLTPEHHIVPVNGTREGIFSLVQSVVDSTRPATVVSPNPFYQVYEGAAFLAGATPHYLACDASNKFIPDFEQVPDSVWKDCQVLFLCSPGNPSGSVIPRETLARVIGLADRHDFIVASDECYSELYPDESRPPEGLLQTCAAIGRNDFARCIVFHSLSKRSNLPGLRSGFVAGDADILKGYLKYRTYHGCAMPIHNQLASIAAWNDEDHVRENRAAYRAKFEAVVPILREVMGVDFPDAGFYLWPQTPMDDETFARELSAQQNVHVLPGRYLSRTVDGHNPGENRVRMALVAPIEECVEAAKRIVTFVKANKA comes from the coding sequence ATGAACCCGGACCTGGACAGACTACACCCCTACCCCTTCGAGAAGCTGAGCAAACTGAAGGCCGGCATCCGTGTTCCGCAAGACCTGAGCCCGATTTCATTAGGGATCGGCGAGCCCAAGCACCCCTCCCCGGAATTCGTGAAACAGGTGATTGCGGATAACCTGGACAAGCTTGCCAATTACCCCACCACCAAAGGCACCGATGAACTGCGCCAGGCCATCGCACGCTGGGCCACCCGGCGCTTTGAACTGGCACCGGAAACACTGACGCCGGAGCACCACATCGTTCCGGTCAATGGCACCCGGGAGGGCATTTTCTCGCTGGTTCAGTCGGTAGTGGATTCGACCCGGCCCGCCACCGTGGTCAGCCCCAATCCGTTCTACCAGGTCTACGAAGGCGCCGCGTTCCTTGCCGGAGCAACGCCCCATTATCTGGCCTGCGATGCCAGCAACAAATTCATACCGGATTTTGAGCAGGTGCCGGATTCAGTATGGAAAGATTGTCAGGTCCTGTTCCTGTGCTCGCCGGGCAACCCCAGTGGCTCGGTGATTCCCCGGGAAACCCTGGCACGGGTGATCGGGCTGGCAGACAGGCATGACTTTATTGTCGCGTCTGATGAGTGCTACTCCGAGCTTTACCCCGATGAAAGCCGGCCACCGGAAGGGCTGCTGCAGACCTGCGCCGCCATCGGCCGCAACGACTTTGCACGCTGCATCGTGTTCCACAGCCTGTCCAAACGCAGCAACCTACCGGGCCTGCGCTCCGGTTTCGTGGCCGGCGATGCAGATATCTTGAAGGGTTATCTCAAGTATCGCACCTACCACGGCTGCGCCATGCCCATACACAACCAGTTGGCGAGTATTGCCGCCTGGAACGATGAAGATCATGTGCGGGAAAACCGGGCCGCCTACCGCGCCAAATTCGAAGCCGTGGTGCCCATCCTGCGGGAAGTGATGGGCGTGGACTTCCCCGATGCCGGTTTCTACCTCTGGCCGCAGACCCCGATGGACGACGAAACCTTCGCACGGGAACTGTCCGCACAGCAGAACGTCCACGTGTTGCCGGGCCGCTACCTGTCCCGCACGGTGGATGGCCACAATCCGGGTGAGAACCGGGTACGCATGGCCCTGGTAGCCCCGATCGAGGAATGCGTCGAAGCCGCAAAACGCATTGTGACATTTGTTAAGGCAAACAAGGCATGA
- the map gene encoding type I methionyl aminopeptidase, which yields MQVSIKTPEEIEKMRVAGRLASEVLEMIGEHVKPGVTTEELDNICHDYMVNEQKTIPAPLNYKGFPKSVCTSVNHVVCHGIPSEKKVLKEGDILNIDVTVIKDGWHGDTSKMFIVGKPKPGTERLIQITQECLYKGIELVKPGTRLGDIGHVIQQHAEKHRYSVVRDYCGHGIGQVFHEDPQVMHYGKPGTGMELQEGMTFTIEPMINQGKYHTKLLPDGWTVVTKDHKLSAQWEHTILVTADGHEVLTKRTEESF from the coding sequence ATGCAGGTATCAATCAAGACTCCGGAAGAAATCGAAAAGATGCGTGTCGCCGGCCGCCTGGCGTCTGAAGTTCTCGAAATGATCGGGGAACACGTCAAGCCCGGCGTCACCACCGAGGAACTGGACAACATCTGCCACGACTATATGGTAAACGAGCAGAAAACCATTCCTGCACCGCTGAATTACAAGGGTTTCCCGAAATCAGTGTGCACGTCGGTGAACCACGTGGTCTGTCACGGCATCCCTTCCGAAAAGAAGGTGTTAAAGGAAGGCGACATCCTCAATATTGATGTCACCGTCATCAAGGATGGCTGGCACGGCGATACCAGCAAGATGTTTATTGTCGGCAAGCCCAAGCCGGGCACCGAGCGCCTGATCCAGATTACCCAGGAATGCCTATATAAAGGTATTGAACTGGTGAAACCGGGCACCCGGCTCGGGGACATCGGCCACGTTATCCAGCAGCATGCCGAAAAACATCGGTATTCCGTGGTGCGGGACTACTGCGGCCACGGCATTGGCCAGGTCTTCCATGAAGACCCTCAGGTAATGCACTACGGTAAGCCGGGAACCGGTATGGAGCTGCAGGAAGGCATGACCTTTACTATCGAACCGATGATCAATCAGGGCAAGTACCACACCAAGCTGTTACCGGATGGCTGGACGGTGGTCACCAAGGATCACAAACTCTCGGCGCAATGGGAGCACACCATACTGGTCACCGCAGACGGCCACGAGGTACTGACCAAACGTACGGAAGAGTCGTTCTAG
- the dapD gene encoding 2,3,4,5-tetrahydropyridine-2,6-dicarboxylate N-succinyltransferase, with the protein MSFAFGIGIGTQNKKGEWLEVFYQQPVITPDNGLIEVVQNVLEYHGGNQAVSVTPEQLKSLSAALRQLGQMEQATLAGKAAESRRPVVVTLLETDDTASSTPEVYLKLHLISSRQARPHELKLDGIFGLLPNLAWTSEGAIDLNELPDRQLNARIEGRTLEVKSVDKFPQMTDYVVPKGVRIADTARVRLGAYVGEGTTVMHEGFINFNAGTEGTSMIEGRISAGVMIGKGSDLGGGCSTMGTLSGGGNIIISVGENCLIGANAGIGIPLGDRCKVEAGLYITAGTKVALLDDNNDLVEVIKARDLANKPDLLFRRNSQTGAVECKTNKTAIELNEELHANN; encoded by the coding sequence ATGAGTTTTGCATTCGGAATTGGTATCGGCACCCAGAACAAAAAGGGCGAGTGGCTGGAAGTGTTTTACCAGCAGCCGGTCATCACCCCCGATAACGGCCTCATCGAAGTGGTTCAGAACGTACTTGAATACCACGGCGGCAACCAGGCGGTATCGGTAACACCAGAGCAGCTTAAGTCACTCTCGGCCGCCCTGCGCCAGCTTGGCCAGATGGAGCAGGCAACCCTGGCGGGCAAAGCCGCCGAGAGCCGCCGCCCGGTTGTGGTTACCCTGCTGGAGACCGACGACACCGCCTCCAGCACTCCGGAGGTCTATCTCAAGCTGCACCTGATCTCCAGCCGCCAGGCCAGACCTCACGAACTGAAGCTGGACGGCATCTTCGGATTGCTGCCTAACCTGGCATGGACCAGCGAGGGCGCCATTGACCTGAACGAACTGCCGGACCGCCAGCTCAATGCGCGGATTGAAGGCCGCACCCTGGAAGTGAAGTCCGTGGACAAGTTCCCGCAGATGACCGACTACGTGGTGCCGAAGGGCGTACGCATCGCCGATACCGCCCGCGTTCGCCTCGGCGCCTATGTGGGCGAAGGCACCACCGTAATGCACGAAGGCTTTATCAACTTCAATGCCGGTACTGAAGGCACCAGCATGATTGAAGGCCGCATCTCTGCCGGCGTAATGATCGGCAAGGGCTCCGACCTGGGCGGCGGCTGTTCCACCATGGGCACCCTTTCCGGTGGCGGCAACATCATCATTTCCGTTGGTGAAAACTGCCTGATCGGCGCCAACGCCGGTATTGGAATCCCGCTGGGGGACCGCTGCAAGGTGGAAGCCGGTCTGTACATCACCGCCGGCACGAAGGTGGCGCTGCTGGATGACAACAACGACCTGGTTGAGGTGATCAAGGCACGGGACCTGGCCAACAAGCCGGACCTGCTGTTCCGCCGTAACAGCCAGACCGGCGCGGTTGAATGCAAAACCAACAAGACCGCCATTGAGCTGAACGAAGAGCTGCATGCAAACAACTAA
- a CDS encoding Clp protease N-terminal domain-containing protein: MDDWQGCLSPLCQTALQRARDNVAQRGGYAITVEDFLLALLDGEPIICDFLRGCGVDLDELTRTIQCEQPIVTEVGGEGLLSSQLMYWFSTARELSDAPWLDWPMLLSVLTRNAERLQEKAYVAVLELVSRWPATDESLCEVDDTTVPGDAPVVITDLEWLALAEDVAITLASVPGALVWVRGARGSGKTSWLQALLPFLESGFVRLDLRNEAEVMASDSPALPANGRDRRGCPALILDNISPVDLAAMMSSEHGLARGLVTGYPGPVIMLGPDSPRVGEAIEQLERSLGRDFDVFDMPVTSPGQKTAILTAHQPAIERHWNIELSPTLIHYAASSRSRLVGSPGGMLQWVERAAARLKLFADRGSVESLALAGTTDTLRRQALVAMARQQPLEGLERSLESVAIERAAAEVAWHEREAEGTLRTLKVEDLRHELERWVAARLGPVHYVVHCDQPAGETEGAGSRDLYS, translated from the coding sequence ATGGATGACTGGCAAGGATGCCTGAGCCCCCTCTGTCAAACTGCACTGCAACGGGCACGGGACAACGTCGCCCAACGCGGTGGCTATGCCATCACCGTAGAGGATTTCCTGCTGGCGCTGCTGGATGGCGAGCCCATCATCTGCGATTTCCTCCGTGGTTGTGGCGTCGACCTTGATGAACTGACCCGCACCATCCAGTGTGAACAACCCATTGTCACCGAGGTGGGAGGCGAGGGCCTGCTGTCCTCGCAACTCATGTACTGGTTTTCGACTGCCCGTGAACTGAGCGATGCCCCCTGGCTGGACTGGCCAATGCTGTTATCGGTACTGACACGCAATGCCGAACGGTTGCAGGAAAAAGCCTATGTTGCCGTGCTGGAACTGGTGAGCCGTTGGCCGGCAACCGATGAAAGCCTGTGCGAGGTTGACGATACAACCGTTCCCGGAGATGCACCGGTGGTCATCACCGACCTTGAATGGCTGGCGTTGGCTGAAGATGTGGCGATTACCCTGGCTTCGGTGCCCGGGGCTCTGGTCTGGGTCCGGGGCGCAAGGGGCAGCGGAAAAACCAGCTGGTTGCAGGCGTTGCTGCCATTTCTGGAGTCCGGATTTGTCAGGCTCGATCTTCGTAACGAGGCGGAAGTGATGGCCAGCGACAGCCCGGCTCTGCCGGCCAATGGCCGAGATCGAAGAGGCTGTCCGGCTCTGATTCTGGACAACATTTCCCCGGTTGATCTGGCGGCCATGATGTCATCGGAGCACGGTCTGGCCAGAGGCTTGGTAACCGGCTACCCGGGCCCCGTCATCATGCTGGGACCGGACTCACCACGGGTTGGCGAAGCCATTGAGCAGCTGGAGCGCTCCCTGGGACGGGATTTTGATGTTTTCGACATGCCCGTCACCAGCCCGGGGCAGAAAACGGCCATTCTTACCGCCCATCAGCCGGCCATTGAGCGGCACTGGAACATCGAATTATCCCCGACACTTATCCATTATGCGGCGTCGAGCAGGAGCCGGCTGGTGGGTAGTCCGGGTGGTATGCTCCAGTGGGTTGAACGGGCTGCTGCCAGGCTGAAGCTGTTTGCCGATCGCGGCTCCGTTGAAAGCCTGGCATTGGCGGGAACAACGGATACGCTCAGGCGCCAGGCCCTGGTGGCAATGGCGCGGCAGCAGCCGCTGGAAGGTCTGGAACGGTCCCTTGAAAGCGTTGCCATTGAGCGGGCAGCGGCGGAAGTGGCGTGGCATGAGCGCGAGGCGGAGGGAACGCTTCGGACATTGAAAGTGGAAGACCTTCGCCATGAACTGGAGCGGTGGGTTGCAGCGCGTCTCGGCCCGGTTCACTATGTTGTCCATTGTGACCAACCGGCGGGAGAAACAGAGGGTGCGGGATCTCGAGATCTATATTCGTGA
- the rpsB gene encoding 30S ribosomal protein S2 — protein sequence MAQVNMRDLLKAGAHFGHQTRYWNPKMSKFIFGARNKIHIINLEQTVPAMNDALNFVHNLANSKNKILFVGTKRAAAKIIKEEALRSNQPYVNHRWLGGMLTNYKTIRQSIRRYRDLEAQSQDGTFDKLTKKEALDRTREMDRLERSIGGIKDMGGLPDAMFVIDVDHERIAIKEANKLGIPVIGVVDTNSDPDGVDYVIPGNDDAIRAIQIYVQAVADTCLEASQAGAAGADEFVEVSEGAEGAAPAAE from the coding sequence ATGGCTCAGGTAAATATGCGTGACCTGCTGAAGGCAGGCGCTCACTTCGGTCACCAGACCCGTTACTGGAACCCGAAAATGTCGAAGTTCATCTTCGGCGCCCGTAACAAGATTCACATCATCAACCTTGAGCAGACTGTTCCTGCGATGAACGATGCGTTGAACTTCGTTCATAACCTCGCAAACAGCAAGAACAAGATCCTGTTCGTTGGCACCAAGCGTGCAGCGGCCAAGATCATCAAGGAAGAAGCACTGCGCTCCAACCAGCCTTACGTGAACCATCGCTGGCTCGGCGGCATGCTGACCAACTACAAGACCATCCGCCAGTCGATTCGTCGCTACCGCGACCTGGAAGCGCAGAGCCAGGACGGTACCTTCGACAAGCTGACCAAGAAAGAAGCCCTTGATCGCACCCGCGAAATGGACCGCCTTGAGCGCTCTATCGGTGGTATCAAGGATATGGGCGGCCTGCCGGACGCCATGTTCGTTATCGACGTGGACCACGAGCGTATCGCCATCAAGGAAGCCAACAAGCTGGGCATTCCTGTTATTGGTGTTGTTGATACCAACAGCGACCCGGACGGCGTTGATTACGTGATCCCGGGCAACGACGATGCCATCCGCGCGATCCAGATTTACGTGCAGGCCGTTGCTGATACCTGCCTTGAAGCATCCCAGGCAGGTGCTGCCGGCGCTGACGAGTTTGTAGAAGTCAGCGAAGGCGCGGAAGGCGCTGCTCCCGCCGCGGAGTAA
- a CDS encoding SlyX family protein gives MSDKDLQARLDELETRLAFQDDVIHTLSEQVARQELDIRELWEAKKQLNTQLKEVSSSNIRTEEDETPPPHY, from the coding sequence ATGAGCGATAAAGATCTACAAGCCAGGCTGGACGAACTGGAAACGCGGCTGGCATTCCAGGACGACGTCATCCATACCCTGAGCGAGCAGGTAGCCCGTCAGGAACTGGACATCCGGGAACTCTGGGAAGCGAAGAAGCAACTGAATACACAGCTGAAAGAAGTGTCGTCCTCAAATATCAGAACGGAGGAGGACGAAACGCCCCCTCCCCATTACTGA